From a region of the Paenibacillus segetis genome:
- a CDS encoding D-alanyl-D-alanine carboxypeptidase family protein, which produces MFSFQDQSYAMESKGIQPLNSEAVILIDGTTGTILYEKDSEKLMYPASITKIVTGIIALEEGNINDLVTVSKNARNIDGTRVYLVEGEQVSLLKLIQGMLINSGNDAATAIAEHFDGSEAQFAERMNQFVREKVGTRNTTFQNPHGLFDENHVTTAYDMALITQYAMKNPVFRSIVSTKSMEWIGEGWETTIYNHNRLLWRYEGTTGVKNGYVTQSGYTLVASAKREGSEWIAVTLNASSAELAYSDMENLFDYGFNNYQTNLYTVDPLVILKYQDRFQIPNQLVFTSKKSESFHVEFNESNGQLVVVDSNDNQVYSKQLIPLIKNKYILDKLRSPLNEASQSFIAAKSISIALPVLLILLFVRKKMRKS; this is translated from the coding sequence ATGTTTAGTTTTCAAGATCAGTCCTATGCTATGGAAAGCAAGGGAATCCAGCCACTTAATAGTGAAGCTGTCATTTTGATCGATGGAACCACAGGCACTATTTTATATGAAAAAGATAGCGAAAAGTTGATGTATCCCGCAAGTATCACCAAAATTGTTACAGGGATCATCGCGCTTGAAGAAGGAAATATAAATGATCTTGTAACCGTTAGCAAGAATGCGAGGAATATCGATGGTACAAGAGTTTACTTAGTTGAAGGTGAACAAGTTTCATTATTAAAGCTTATACAAGGAATGCTAATTAACTCAGGCAACGATGCAGCAACCGCTATTGCAGAGCATTTCGATGGAAGTGAAGCTCAGTTTGCAGAACGAATGAATCAATTTGTTAGGGAAAAGGTTGGTACCCGAAATACTACGTTTCAAAATCCACACGGGTTGTTCGATGAGAACCATGTAACAACAGCTTACGATATGGCGCTCATTACACAGTACGCGATGAAAAATCCAGTGTTTCGATCCATAGTAAGTACCAAAAGTATGGAATGGATTGGAGAGGGCTGGGAGACGACAATCTATAATCACAATCGACTTTTGTGGCGGTATGAAGGCACGACGGGTGTGAAGAATGGTTATGTTACTCAGTCCGGGTATACTTTGGTTGCTTCAGCCAAGCGTGAGGGCTCAGAGTGGATCGCGGTTACCTTAAATGCGAGCTCAGCAGAGTTAGCCTATAGCGATATGGAAAATCTCTTTGATTACGGTTTTAACAATTATCAAACCAATCTATATACAGTAGATCCTTTAGTGATTTTAAAATACCAAGATCGTTTTCAGATTCCCAATCAATTAGTCTTTACAAGTAAGAAATCCGAATCATTCCATGTTGAATTTAATGAAAGTAATGGTCAGCTCGTTGTTGTTGACTCGAACGATAATCAGGTTTATTCTAAACAATTAATCCCGTTAATTAAAAATAAATACATCTTAGACAAGCTAAGAAGCCCATTGAACGAGGCAAGTCAATCCTTTATCGCAGCTAAAAGTATTTCCATAGCGTTACCAGTGTTATTAATTCTTCTATTTGTGAGAAAAAAGATGCGGAAGAGCTAG
- a CDS encoding YiiX/YebB-like N1pC/P60 family cysteine hydrolase, whose product MIGMIAVLGLILFLHRWTLAAEPFAHWTPDYSMVDLSTILTKDVLNEHDYEILLKQSGLGRPVVDKLLATGKENMIYQIQNQFFSTPLLVREKNSPISNEEFVVDKKGNYTAGSEMIALEDGDILITQNSLTFGWRNGHAAIVVDANEGLTLESAVLGENSGFQTIGKWEKYPSFLVFRLKNTSAEERHTIAQEAVNRLNGVPYGFGVGIWSAKHPENKLKETHCAHLVWEAYRQFGYDLDSNGGRIITPKSIANSPLLELIQVYGMNPKELY is encoded by the coding sequence TTGATAGGAATGATCGCAGTGCTTGGATTGATATTATTTCTACACCGCTGGACCCTTGCCGCAGAGCCGTTCGCTCATTGGACGCCAGATTACTCTATGGTCGATTTATCTACAATTCTAACGAAGGATGTACTGAACGAGCATGATTATGAGATTCTACTCAAGCAATCAGGACTTGGTCGTCCGGTTGTAGACAAGCTTCTAGCTACAGGAAAGGAGAATATGATTTATCAGATTCAAAATCAATTCTTCTCAACTCCTCTACTAGTTCGCGAAAAAAATAGCCCCATTTCAAACGAAGAATTCGTTGTAGACAAAAAGGGTAACTATACGGCGGGATCTGAGATGATTGCACTTGAAGATGGCGATATCCTAATCACTCAAAACTCACTCACCTTTGGCTGGAGAAATGGCCATGCGGCGATCGTGGTGGATGCGAACGAAGGACTGACATTGGAGTCAGCCGTCCTGGGGGAGAATTCCGGGTTCCAGACGATTGGAAAATGGGAGAAATATCCGAGCTTTCTTGTCTTCCGCTTAAAAAACACATCTGCTGAAGAGAGACATACAATTGCACAGGAAGCAGTCAACCGACTGAATGGCGTACCCTATGGTTTTGGAGTAGGTATATGGTCTGCCAAGCACCCTGAAAATAAGCTAAAGGAAACACATTGTGCTCACCTGGTATGGGAAGCCTACCGCCAATTTGGTTACGATCTGGATAGTAATGGCGGCAGGATTATCACACCAAAAAGTATTGCGAACAGCCCACTCTTGGAGCTCATACAGGTCTACGGCATGAACCCGAAGGAGCTATATTAA
- a CDS encoding RNA polymerase sigma factor, producing the protein MKVSRLVKQAQKGNKEALLQLIIADQDAYYRLAHTYMGNEHDAMDAMEDMIVTLYEKIDQLHKGEAFYSWSKTILVNRCKTLLRKKDRFLPLENERESPLAALTDDNPYRHSESEMNMDMLLSHLNAQQREAIELRYVHDLPYQTIADMTGTPLGTIKSRISQGLQKLKFLIGGDGYANDRGEITRTQTKLECGTGSGRT; encoded by the coding sequence TTGAAAGTAAGCCGTCTTGTCAAACAAGCCCAAAAAGGCAACAAGGAAGCTTTATTACAGCTAATCATAGCTGATCAGGACGCTTATTATCGTCTTGCCCATACATACATGGGAAATGAGCATGACGCGATGGATGCAATGGAAGACATGATTGTTACACTTTATGAAAAGATTGATCAGTTGCATAAAGGCGAAGCATTCTACAGCTGGAGCAAAACCATTCTCGTCAATCGGTGCAAAACATTACTCCGCAAAAAGGATCGATTTCTTCCATTGGAGAACGAGCGAGAATCCCCACTTGCTGCATTAACTGACGATAATCCCTATCGCCACTCAGAGTCTGAGATGAATATGGATATGTTGCTATCTCATCTGAATGCACAGCAAAGGGAAGCGATCGAACTTCGTTATGTTCATGATCTTCCGTACCAGACGATTGCGGACATGACCGGTACACCGCTTGGCACAATCAAATCTAGAATCTCACAAGGATTACAAAAACTGAAATTCTTAATCGGAGGTGATGGTTATGCAAACGATCGAGGAGAAATTACTCGAACACAAACAAAGCTTGAATGTGGTACAGGCTCCGGCAGAACTTGA
- a CDS encoding DUF4179 domain-containing protein, with translation MQTIEEKLLEHKQSLNVVQAPAELESRLRNALEHVPAKKKNMSRPMTWIASSAAALLLIIGTYQYPAFAYYGSKLLNTTDLYSLSFSEVADQGYGQTVNKSKTLDDGTVITIDGVIADENALLMYYTVGRHAGSVYNDHGSYRYGVDGLHGFMTNSDWKEGGGNPSEDETQFEGVYKFEPVSPFARTLTVTFYEWLDNGERASYPISFDFEANKAMKSMIKEDISKSVPVDEGTVHYDSITASPTSTIVKGHYDMDEKGYPRFMGNTKLYVNGTEMKPRRMQSSDDSKKDILGFELEFDVLPTDKIKTIELVLEDFPGYQKVEEPISLASPSDQSIKIGDEKVWIRSVTKTDAGYDIVIARKQFTFLETDNLSVQAGDIVVPVSSISSSRPWDLKNGNILWEQTYSFNITEKPERLLLDGFDYIKTYDKTISIPVGQ, from the coding sequence ATGCAAACGATCGAGGAGAAATTACTCGAACACAAACAAAGCTTGAATGTGGTACAGGCTCCGGCAGAACTTGAGAGCAGACTTCGCAATGCACTTGAACATGTCCCCGCTAAGAAGAAGAATATGAGCAGACCTATGACGTGGATTGCATCATCAGCTGCAGCACTCCTTCTAATTATCGGAACGTATCAATATCCAGCCTTTGCTTATTATGGAAGTAAGTTGCTTAATACAACCGATTTGTATTCTCTCAGTTTTTCTGAAGTGGCAGATCAAGGATACGGTCAAACGGTAAACAAGAGCAAAACACTTGATGATGGTACGGTCATAACCATTGATGGTGTTATAGCGGATGAAAATGCATTGCTCATGTATTACACCGTTGGTCGACATGCAGGCTCCGTATATAATGACCATGGTTCATATCGTTATGGTGTGGATGGTTTGCATGGCTTCATGACGAATTCAGATTGGAAAGAAGGAGGTGGCAACCCTAGCGAAGATGAGACCCAGTTCGAGGGAGTATATAAATTTGAGCCCGTTAGTCCATTCGCAAGAACGTTAACCGTTACATTTTATGAGTGGCTGGATAATGGGGAGCGGGCATCATATCCTATCTCTTTCGATTTTGAAGCGAATAAAGCGATGAAAAGTATGATTAAAGAGGATATTTCAAAATCCGTTCCTGTAGATGAGGGGACTGTCCATTATGACTCCATTACTGCTTCGCCAACTTCAACCATCGTTAAGGGGCATTATGACATGGATGAAAAGGGATATCCAAGATTTATGGGTAATACGAAACTTTATGTGAATGGAACAGAAATGAAACCAAGGAGAATGCAGTCATCGGATGATTCTAAAAAGGATATCTTGGGATTTGAACTTGAATTTGATGTGCTTCCGACAGACAAGATAAAGACCATTGAACTTGTACTCGAAGATTTTCCCGGATATCAGAAAGTAGAAGAACCCATCTCCCTAGCCTCACCATCAGATCAATCCATCAAAATTGGCGATGAAAAGGTATGGATTCGGAGCGTAACAAAAACCGATGCAGGCTATGATATCGTTATCGCCAGAAAACAATTCACATTCTTGGAAACGGATAATTTATCCGTTCAAGCTGGTGATATCGTAGTTCCCGTATCATCAATTTCCTCATCACGCCCGTGGGATCTGAAGAACGGTAACATCCTGTGGGAGCAGACGTATTCTTTTAACATAACGGAGAAACCGGAACGCTTGCTACTGGACGGATTTGACTATATTAAAACCTACGATAAGACAATATCTATTCCTGTAGGTCAATAA